From the genome of Chlorocebus sabaeus isolate Y175 chromosome 2, mChlSab1.0.hap1, whole genome shotgun sequence, one region includes:
- the GHRH gene encoding somatoliberin isoform X1: protein MPLWVFFFVILTLSSSSHCSPPPPLTLRMRRYADAIFTNSYRKVLGQLSARKLLQDIMSRQQGERNEERGATARLGRQVDSVWAEQKQMELESILVALLQKHRYGCVCMCASKDFRASYPMVCWEKEKIHSSLKVWGSAKQTKNKDPPDRH, encoded by the exons ATGCCACTCTGGGTGTTCTTCTTTGTGATCCTCACCCTCAGTAGCAGCTCCCActgctccccacctccccctTTGACTCTCAG GATGCGGCGGTATGCAGATGCCATCTTCACCAACAGCTACCGGAAGGTGCTGGGCCAGCTGTCCGCCCGCAAGCTGCTCCAAGACATCATGAGCAGGCAGCAGGG AGAGAGAAACGAAGAGCGAGGAGCAACGGCACGGCTTGGCCGTCAGGTGGACAGCGTGTGGGCAGAACAAAAGCAAATGGAATTGGAGAGCATCCTGGTGGCCCTGCTGCAGAAGCACAggtatgggtgtgtgtgcatgtgtgcttctAAGGACTTCAGGGCTTCCTACCCCATGGTTtgctgggaaaaggaaaaaatccaCTCCTCTCTGAAGGTATGGGGCTCTGCCAAACAAACCAAGAACAAGGACCCTCCTGACAGACATTAA
- the GHRH gene encoding somatoliberin isoform X2, whose protein sequence is MPLWVFFFVILTLSSSSHCSPPPPLTLRMRRYADAIFTNSYRKVLGQLSARKLLQDIMSRQQGERNEERGATARLGRQVDSVWAEQKQMELESILVALLQKHSRNSQG, encoded by the exons ATGCCACTCTGGGTGTTCTTCTTTGTGATCCTCACCCTCAGTAGCAGCTCCCActgctccccacctccccctTTGACTCTCAG GATGCGGCGGTATGCAGATGCCATCTTCACCAACAGCTACCGGAAGGTGCTGGGCCAGCTGTCCGCCCGCAAGCTGCTCCAAGACATCATGAGCAGGCAGCAGGG AGAGAGAAACGAAGAGCGAGGAGCAACGGCACGGCTTGGCCGTCAGGTGGACAGCGTGTGGGCAGAACAAAAGCAAATGGAATTGGAGAGCATCCTGGTGGCCCTGCTGCAGAAGCACAg CAGGAACTCCCAGGGATGA